A single window of Streptomyces diastaticus subsp. diastaticus DNA harbors:
- a CDS encoding LysR family transcriptional regulator, with protein MELEVRHLRALCAIADTGSVRRAARELGVSQPALTTQLRRIEQSLGAELFHRGRDGCRPTLLGRTVLSRARTVVDSMAVLVEEARAEAAALGRPGPRLRVGSTASRIVGDWLRRLRGRMPETDITLQVDVSATVLLRSLRAGRLDLVFVHEVEGSPLRVPDGLVQHTLLEREPQFISLAPDHPAAARQVVDLADLAHDRWMVDPSVDGEWDGVRRVLAAAGIDPPVLHGDYLTTASLVALGEAVAPCQPTSGPRDDMVIRPLRDDPLAVRLLLVTPPRCPAAGPAYEELTAAYRAAALRAGPYREWLAGAPERPGALLGG; from the coding sequence ATGGAGCTTGAGGTGCGTCACCTCCGCGCGCTCTGCGCCATCGCCGACACCGGGAGCGTGCGCCGTGCCGCACGCGAACTCGGCGTGAGCCAGCCCGCGCTCACCACCCAACTGCGCCGCATCGAGCAGAGCCTGGGCGCCGAACTCTTCCACCGGGGCCGCGACGGCTGCCGCCCGACGCTGCTGGGCCGCACGGTGCTCTCCCGGGCCCGCACCGTGGTCGACTCGATGGCGGTGCTGGTCGAGGAGGCCCGCGCCGAGGCCGCCGCGCTCGGCCGCCCGGGGCCGCGGCTACGGGTCGGCTCGACCGCGAGCCGCATCGTCGGCGACTGGCTGCGCCGGCTGCGGGGACGGATGCCGGAGACCGACATCACCCTCCAGGTCGACGTGTCGGCCACCGTGCTGCTCCGCTCCCTGCGGGCCGGGCGTCTGGACCTCGTCTTCGTCCACGAGGTGGAGGGCAGTCCGCTGCGCGTCCCCGACGGTCTGGTGCAGCACACCCTGCTGGAACGCGAACCGCAGTTCATCTCACTGGCGCCGGACCATCCGGCCGCCGCCCGCCAGGTGGTCGACCTGGCCGACCTCGCCCACGACCGGTGGATGGTCGACCCCTCGGTGGACGGCGAGTGGGACGGCGTACGCCGGGTGCTGGCCGCCGCCGGGATCGACCCCCCGGTGCTGCACGGCGACTACCTGACCACCGCTTCCCTGGTGGCGCTCGGCGAGGCCGTCGCCCCCTGCCAGCCCACCTCGGGCCCGCGCGACGACATGGTCATCCGGCCGCTGCGCGACGACCCGCTCGCCGTCCGCCTGCTGCTGGTCACCCCGCCGCGCTGCCCCGCCGCCGGCCCCGCCTACGAGGAGCTGACCGCCGCCTACCGGGCGGCGGCCCTGCGGGCGGGCCCGTACCGCGAATGGCTGGCGGGGGCGCCGGAGCGGCCGGGCGCGCTGCTGGGCGGGTGA
- a CDS encoding NAD(P)-dependent oxidoreductase: protein MSAPPLPAGLLDRATLAVGPGTGPAVAGELAALTGRPVLAYDTAGRLTGAHGAADAPLVLVGPTLPPALRGDPRVRWFHSVNAGVDALLDGGWPAGVLLTRTVGRMGERIGQYALAWVLADCQGVPGHLARTAARTWRREPSELAAGQTALVYGTGRIGTAVAEALRAAGVRTVGVGRGEHAPGGPFDERVTAEEDGAWLGRARFVVDALPLTEATRDFFADTRLSALGGATFLNVGRGGTVSLPALGRALAAGQVSAAVLDVLADEPPAPGHPVWELPRTTVTSHSAGITADTDITEDFRAGWQALREGRVPELAVRVGRGY from the coding sequence ATGTCCGCCCCGCCCCTCCCCGCCGGCCTGCTGGACCGGGCCACCCTCGCCGTGGGCCCCGGCACCGGCCCCGCCGTCGCCGGTGAACTGGCCGCGCTCACCGGCCGCCCGGTCCTCGCCTACGACACCGCCGGGCGGCTCACCGGCGCGCACGGGGCCGCGGACGCTCCGCTCGTCCTGGTCGGCCCCACCCTGCCGCCCGCCCTGCGCGGCGACCCCCGGGTCCGCTGGTTCCACAGCGTCAACGCCGGGGTCGACGCCCTGCTCGACGGCGGCTGGCCCGCCGGAGTGCTGCTGACCCGCACCGTCGGCCGGATGGGCGAGCGGATCGGCCAGTACGCGCTCGCCTGGGTGCTCGCCGACTGCCAGGGCGTCCCCGGCCACCTCGCCCGCACCGCCGCCCGCACCTGGCGCCGCGAGCCCTCCGAACTGGCCGCCGGGCAGACCGCCCTGGTCTACGGCACCGGCCGGATCGGCACCGCCGTCGCCGAGGCGCTGCGCGCGGCCGGGGTGCGCACCGTCGGCGTGGGGCGCGGCGAGCACGCGCCGGGCGGGCCCTTCGACGAGCGGGTCACCGCCGAGGAGGACGGGGCCTGGCTCGGCCGCGCCCGGTTCGTGGTGGACGCGCTGCCGCTGACCGAGGCCACCCGCGACTTCTTCGCCGACACCCGGCTGTCCGCGCTGGGCGGCGCCACCTTCCTCAACGTCGGCCGCGGCGGCACGGTCAGCCTCCCGGCGCTGGGCCGCGCCCTGGCCGCCGGGCAGGTCTCCGCCGCCGTCCTCGACGTCCTCGCCGACGAGCCCCCGGCCCCCGGCCACCCCGTCTGGGAGCTGCCGCGTACCACCGTGACCTCCCACTCGGCCGGCATCACCGCCGACACCGACATCACCGAGGACTTCCGCGCCGGGTGGCAGGCGCTGCGGGAGGGCAGGGTGCCGGAGCTGGCGGTGCGGGTGGGGCGCGGGTACTGA
- the snpA gene encoding snapalysin yields MRMPRTAAALTGLGLAVAAALGSVAPASAAAETSTPRSVAAYEASGENAAATAAFQKAVMKAVAEKRAANPGAQAVTVTYDASGAPTFRSQIASSTSIWNGAVSNVRLQEGSNADFTYREGNDPRGSYASTDGHGRGYIFLDYAQNQQYDSTRVTTHETGHVLGLPDTYSGPCSQLMSGGGPGPSCTNAQPDAAERSRVEQLWANGLAEAVAGTR; encoded by the coding sequence ATGCGTATGCCCCGGACCGCCGCCGCCCTTACCGGGCTCGGCCTCGCCGTCGCCGCCGCCCTCGGCTCCGTCGCCCCCGCCTCGGCCGCCGCCGAGACCTCCACCCCGCGCTCGGTCGCCGCCTACGAGGCGTCCGGTGAGAACGCCGCCGCCACCGCCGCCTTCCAGAAGGCGGTCATGAAGGCCGTCGCCGAGAAGCGCGCCGCCAACCCGGGCGCGCAGGCCGTCACCGTCACCTACGACGCCTCCGGCGCCCCCACCTTCCGCTCGCAGATCGCCAGCTCCACCTCGATCTGGAACGGCGCGGTCTCCAACGTCCGCCTCCAGGAAGGCTCGAACGCCGACTTCACGTACCGCGAGGGCAACGACCCGCGCGGCTCGTACGCCAGCACCGACGGGCACGGCCGCGGCTACATCTTCCTCGACTACGCCCAGAACCAGCAGTACGACTCGACCCGCGTGACCACCCACGAGACCGGCCACGTGCTCGGCCTGCCCGACACCTACTCGGGCCCGTGCAGCCAGCTGATGTCGGGCGGCGGCCCCGGCCCGTCCTGCACCAACGCCCAGCCGGACGCCGCCGAGCGCTCCCGGGTCGAGCAGCTGTGGGCCAACGGCCTCGCCGAGGCGGTCGCCGGGACCCGCTGA
- a CDS encoding metallophosphoesterase, whose amino-acid sequence MNPLFVVVACAVLASLVALHWYVWRRVVRDTTRPGSPVRRVATALLVLGPVLFVGAFATGRSGLPFLLKQIIAWPGYLWAAVFLYLLLALLAGELVRPVLLRVRAPQERERDTGPAAPDAPAEPSVPADSTGAATSGEPAATGTGTATSGEPAATGTGAATSGEPAATGTGTATGGCAVAEPATEAALAPPAPPAGTLPPGDPDPKPRPTPSRRLFVSRIVGGTAAAVALGTVGAGTYGVLRGPRLKHVTVPLATLPRAAHGYRIAVVSDVHLGPILGRGHTQRIVDTINSAQPDLVAVVGDLVDGTVAELGHAAEPLAQLRARDGSYFVTGNHEYFSGAAQWVDHVRELGLRPLENARVEKAGFDLAGVNDVAGESYGQGPDFVRALGDRDRSRASVLLAHQPIVIEEAVEHGVDLQLSGHTHGGQLWPGNLVAGLANPTVEGLERYGDTQLYVSRGAGAWGPPVRVGAPSDITIVQLAAKRS is encoded by the coding sequence ATGAACCCCCTCTTCGTCGTCGTCGCCTGCGCCGTCCTGGCCTCGCTGGTGGCCCTGCACTGGTACGTCTGGCGCCGCGTGGTCCGGGACACCACCCGGCCCGGCTCCCCCGTGCGCCGCGTCGCCACGGCGCTCCTCGTCCTCGGCCCGGTCCTGTTCGTCGGCGCCTTCGCCACGGGCCGCTCCGGGCTGCCGTTCCTGCTGAAGCAGATCATCGCCTGGCCCGGCTACCTCTGGGCCGCCGTCTTCCTCTACCTGCTGCTGGCGCTCCTCGCCGGCGAGCTGGTCCGTCCGGTGCTGCTGCGCGTGAGGGCACCGCAGGAGCGGGAGCGTGACACCGGCCCAGCGGCCCCTGACGCGCCCGCCGAACCCTCGGTGCCGGCGGACTCCACCGGCGCCGCCACGTCCGGTGAGCCCGCCGCGACCGGGACCGGCACCGCCACGTCTGGTGAGCCCGCCGCGACCGGGACCGGCGCCGCCACGTCTGGTGAGCCCGCCGCGACCGGGACCGGCACCGCCACCGGCGGCTGCGCCGTCGCCGAGCCGGCCACCGAGGCCGCCCTGGCGCCCCCGGCGCCGCCCGCCGGCACCCTGCCGCCCGGCGACCCGGACCCGAAGCCGCGCCCCACCCCCTCCCGCCGCCTCTTCGTCTCCCGGATCGTCGGCGGGACGGCCGCCGCCGTCGCCCTCGGCACGGTCGGCGCCGGAACGTACGGCGTGCTGCGCGGACCCAGGCTGAAGCACGTCACGGTGCCGCTGGCCACGCTGCCGCGCGCCGCCCACGGCTACCGCATCGCCGTCGTCAGCGACGTCCACCTCGGCCCGATCCTCGGCCGGGGGCACACCCAGCGGATCGTCGACACGATCAACTCCGCCCAGCCCGACCTCGTCGCCGTCGTCGGCGACCTGGTCGACGGCACCGTCGCGGAACTGGGCCACGCCGCCGAACCCCTCGCCCAGCTGCGGGCCCGCGACGGCAGTTACTTCGTCACCGGCAACCACGAGTACTTCTCCGGCGCCGCCCAGTGGGTCGACCACGTCCGCGAGCTGGGGCTGCGCCCGCTGGAGAACGCCCGCGTGGAGAAGGCCGGCTTCGACCTCGCCGGGGTCAACGACGTCGCGGGCGAGAGCTACGGCCAGGGCCCCGACTTCGTCCGCGCCCTCGGTGACCGGGACCGGTCCAGGGCCAGCGTCCTCCTCGCCCACCAGCCGATCGTCATCGAGGAGGCGGTCGAACACGGCGTCGACCTCCAGCTCTCCGGCCACACCCACGGCGGTCAGCTCTGGCCCGGCAACCTCGTCGCCGGCCTCGCCAACCCGACCGTCGAGGGACTGGAGCGCTACGGCGACACCCAGCTCTACGTCTCCCGCGGCGCGGGCGCCTGGGGCCCGCCGGTCCGGGTCGGCGCCCCCTCCGACATCACGATCGTCCAGCTCGCCGCCAAGCGGAGCTGA
- a CDS encoding SCO4848 family membrane protein, whose product MKLSRPVSWFLLAFGVWSWFIWVTFVKNLWNDASGLAFDAAGDPTGYFWVHLLLAVTSFLLGTAVGVIGLRGLRALRREKNGAPLSRPAPPGPTT is encoded by the coding sequence ATGAAGCTCAGCCGCCCGGTCTCCTGGTTCCTGCTCGCCTTCGGGGTGTGGAGCTGGTTCATCTGGGTCACCTTCGTCAAGAATCTCTGGAACGACGCGAGCGGGCTCGCCTTCGACGCCGCCGGTGACCCCACCGGTTACTTCTGGGTCCACCTGCTGCTGGCCGTGACGTCCTTCCTCCTGGGGACGGCCGTGGGAGTCATCGGGTTGCGCGGCCTGCGCGCCCTGCGGCGTGAGAAGAACGGCGCCCCTCTCTCCCGCCCTGCCCCGCCCGGCCCCACCACCTGA
- a CDS encoding YihY/virulence factor BrkB family protein, producing the protein MDWLTRLPVVGPWTTRLMQTHLWRTYETLDRTKWSQLAAAMTYISFLALFPLLTLVAAVAASTLSKDRQRELQDQLAEQVPGISDQLDISSLVDNAGTVSLIAGALLLFTGVGWVSSIRECLRAVWELPDLEGNPVARKAKDVVVLAGLGAAGIVSLVASTAGGSAVGWIARQIGLDETGIGTVLLRVAAFALAVLAGFLVLLYVLTLLPAVQPRRSTLLGAALIGAVGFELLKLLLGGYISGVASKSMYGAFGVPIALLLWINFTAKLVLVCAAWTATPVPDGEKGEARDEADESGTHGGTKGGPGTSRAPEPGATRARPSGEGPGRPPFQR; encoded by the coding sequence GTGGACTGGCTGACGAGACTCCCGGTGGTCGGGCCGTGGACGACCCGGCTCATGCAGACCCACCTGTGGCGCACCTACGAGACGCTCGATCGCACCAAGTGGTCCCAACTGGCCGCCGCGATGACCTACATCAGTTTCCTCGCGCTCTTCCCGCTACTCACCCTGGTCGCCGCCGTCGCCGCCTCCACCCTCTCCAAGGACCGGCAGCGCGAGCTCCAGGACCAGCTGGCCGAGCAGGTCCCCGGCATCTCCGACCAGCTCGACATCAGCTCCCTGGTCGACAACGCCGGGACGGTCTCCCTCATCGCCGGTGCCCTGCTGCTGTTCACCGGCGTCGGCTGGGTCAGCTCCATCCGCGAGTGCCTGCGCGCCGTCTGGGAACTGCCGGACCTGGAGGGCAACCCGGTCGCCCGCAAGGCCAAGGACGTGGTCGTGCTGGCCGGCCTCGGCGCCGCCGGGATCGTCTCGCTGGTCGCCTCCACGGCGGGCGGCAGCGCGGTCGGCTGGATCGCCCGGCAGATCGGCCTCGACGAGACCGGGATCGGCACCGTCCTGCTGCGCGTCGCCGCCTTCGCCCTCGCCGTCCTGGCCGGCTTCCTCGTCCTGCTCTACGTCCTCACCCTGCTCCCCGCCGTGCAGCCCCGGCGCTCCACCCTGCTGGGCGCGGCGCTGATCGGCGCGGTCGGCTTCGAACTCCTCAAACTGCTGCTCGGCGGCTACATCAGCGGGGTCGCCTCCAAGAGCATGTACGGCGCCTTCGGCGTCCCCATCGCCCTGCTGCTCTGGATCAACTTCACCGCCAAGCTGGTCCTCGTCTGCGCGGCCTGGACCGCCACCCCGGTGCCGGACGGCGAGAAGGGCGAAGCGCGCGACGAGGCGGACGAGAGCGGCACCCACGGCGGCACGAAGGGCGGGCCCGGCACCTCTCGCGCCCCCGAACCGGGCGCCACCCGCGCCCGGCCGTCCGGGGAAGGGCCCGGGCGCCCGCCCTTCCAGAGGTAG
- a CDS encoding FAD-binding oxidoreductase: MAVDTTVPLTGRGRGAPTAARLLRPRSYEEAAEAVRDCGHRGAIARGRGRAPGEAARNAGGDVLDMSALDRVHAIDAAGGTVLCDAGITLRRLAELLLPLGWFVPVPPGAERITVGGAVGADLHGPNHHRAGSFARHLLSFELLTADGSVHVVDRGTPLFDATTGGLGLTGVVLTATLQLQPVATSLLLTGSDRAGDLDELMARLCDADLRHTYATARVDLLARGAATGRGTVLHADHAPPEALPARLARRPLATRPHLPGTPQLPQRLVPPMAADRPLGRRALGLLNDLRHRSAPRSRAGTLRGLAAALPALDGGHALGRGGGTVAYRCAVGHGGEDVLRHVVRRVAEQGCAARPGLLKRFGEGSPGWLSFPARGWGLSLELPAGAAGLGVLLDELDEEVAAAGGRVCLARDRRLRPELLPSMYPLLDDFRELRAAVDPDAVFTSDLARRLGL, encoded by the coding sequence ATGGCTGTCGACACCACCGTTCCGCTCACCGGCCGGGGCCGCGGCGCCCCCACCGCCGCGCGTCTGCTGCGGCCGCGCAGCTACGAGGAGGCGGCCGAGGCCGTCCGCGACTGCGGGCACCGCGGCGCCATCGCCCGCGGCCGGGGCAGGGCCCCTGGGGAAGCCGCCCGCAACGCCGGGGGTGACGTCCTCGACATGTCCGCGCTGGACCGGGTGCACGCCATCGACGCGGCCGGCGGCACCGTCCTGTGCGACGCCGGGATCACCCTGCGCCGGCTGGCCGAACTCCTGCTGCCGCTGGGCTGGTTCGTGCCCGTACCGCCGGGCGCCGAGCGGATCACGGTGGGCGGCGCGGTCGGCGCGGACCTGCACGGCCCCAACCACCACCGCGCCGGCTCCTTCGCCCGCCACCTCCTCTCCTTCGAACTCCTCACCGCCGACGGCTCGGTGCACGTCGTGGACCGGGGGACCCCGCTGTTCGACGCCACCACCGGCGGTCTCGGCCTGACCGGAGTGGTCCTCACCGCCACCCTCCAGCTCCAGCCGGTCGCCACCTCGCTGCTGCTGACCGGATCGGACCGCGCCGGGGACCTGGACGAGCTGATGGCCCGGCTCTGCGACGCCGACCTGCGCCACACCTACGCCACCGCCCGCGTCGACCTGCTCGCCCGGGGTGCCGCCACCGGCCGCGGCACCGTGCTCCACGCCGACCACGCCCCGCCGGAGGCCCTCCCGGCCCGGCTCGCCCGCCGCCCGCTGGCCACCCGGCCGCACCTGCCGGGCACCCCGCAGCTGCCGCAGCGTCTCGTCCCGCCGATGGCCGCCGACCGGCCGCTGGGCCGCCGGGCCCTCGGCCTCCTGAACGACCTGCGGCACCGGTCGGCACCGCGCAGCCGCGCCGGTACGCTGCGGGGCCTCGCCGCGGCCCTGCCGGCGCTGGACGGCGGCCACGCGCTGGGGCGCGGCGGCGGCACGGTGGCGTACCGGTGCGCGGTCGGGCACGGCGGGGAGGACGTGCTGCGGCACGTCGTGCGCCGGGTCGCGGAGCAGGGTTGCGCGGCCCGGCCGGGGCTGCTGAAGCGGTTCGGTGAGGGGTCGCCGGGCTGGCTGTCCTTCCCGGCGCGCGGCTGGGGCCTGTCGCTGGAACTGCCCGCGGGCGCGGCCGGGCTGGGCGTCCTCCTCGACGAGCTGGACGAGGAGGTGGCGGCGGCCGGCGGCCGGGTCTGCCTGGCCCGGGACCGCAGGCTGCGGCCGGAGCTGCTGCCCTCGATGTATCCACTGCTGGACGACTTCCGGGAGTTGCGGGCCGCGGTGGACCCGGACGCGGTCTTCACCTCCGACCTCGCCCGGCGGCTGGGCCTGTGA
- a CDS encoding 2'-5' RNA ligase family protein, with protein sequence MGTVTLGVSLAVPEPHGSLLQARRAGFGDTAAYGIPTHVTLVPPTEVDAAAVPAIEQHLAEVAAAGRPFPMRLSGTGTFRPLSPVVYVRVAAGADACTWLQKQVRDASGPIARELQFPYHPHVTIAHGIAEEAMDEAFEALKDFEASWTCSGFALYEQGPDGVWRKLRDFPFGRAG encoded by the coding sequence GTGGGGACCGTAACGCTCGGCGTTTCGCTCGCGGTCCCGGAGCCGCACGGCAGCCTCCTCCAGGCGCGGCGTGCCGGCTTCGGCGACACCGCGGCCTACGGCATCCCGACCCACGTCACCCTGGTCCCGCCCACCGAGGTGGACGCGGCCGCCGTCCCCGCCATCGAGCAGCACCTCGCCGAGGTGGCCGCCGCCGGCCGCCCCTTCCCGATGCGGCTCAGCGGTACCGGCACCTTCCGCCCGCTCTCCCCGGTGGTCTACGTCCGTGTCGCCGCCGGCGCGGACGCCTGCACCTGGCTCCAGAAGCAGGTCAGGGACGCCTCGGGGCCCATCGCCCGCGAGCTCCAGTTCCCGTACCACCCGCACGTGACGATCGCGCACGGCATCGCCGAGGAGGCGATGGACGAGGCGTTCGAGGCGCTGAAGGACTTCGAGGCGAGCTGGACCTGCTCCGGCTTCGCCCTCTACGAGCAGGGCCCGGACGGCGTCTGGCGCAAGCTCCGCGACTTCCCCTTCGGCCGCGCGGGCTGA
- a CDS encoding SDR family NAD(P)-dependent oxidoreductase, whose amino-acid sequence MSTDVSGLPRSLLVLGGTSAIGLATARRLIARGARLVHLAGRPSPALEKAAEELARLGAEVRTVAFDALAPASHQASLEPVFASGDVDTVLLAFGVAGDQARDESRPLDAVRVAQTNYTGAVGAGLLCGAALQEQGHGTLVVLSSAAGVRARRADFIYGSSKAGLDAFAQGLGDALHGTGARVMVVRPGTVLGPGDPRGDARLTTTPGQVAAAVELGLRRGSETVWVPGGLRLVMSAVRNLPRPLFRRLTV is encoded by the coding sequence TTGTCCACCGACGTCTCCGGGCTCCCCCGGTCCCTGCTGGTCCTCGGCGGTACCTCGGCCATCGGCCTGGCCACCGCGCGCCGTCTGATCGCCCGCGGGGCCCGGCTGGTCCACCTGGCGGGCCGCCCCTCCCCCGCGCTGGAGAAGGCCGCCGAGGAGCTGGCCCGGCTCGGGGCGGAGGTCCGGACGGTGGCCTTCGACGCGCTGGCCCCCGCCTCCCACCAGGCTTCCCTGGAGCCGGTGTTCGCCTCCGGGGACGTGGACACGGTGCTCCTGGCCTTCGGCGTCGCGGGCGATCAGGCCCGTGACGAGAGCCGCCCGCTGGACGCGGTCCGCGTCGCGCAGACCAACTACACGGGCGCGGTCGGCGCCGGGCTGCTCTGCGGCGCCGCCCTCCAGGAGCAGGGCCACGGCACCCTGGTCGTCCTCTCCTCTGCCGCCGGGGTGCGGGCCCGCCGCGCCGACTTCATCTACGGCTCCTCCAAGGCGGGCCTGGACGCCTTCGCGCAGGGGCTGGGCGACGCCCTGCACGGCACGGGCGCGCGGGTGATGGTGGTCCGCCCCGGCACGGTCCTCGGCCCGGGCGACCCGCGCGGCGACGCCCGCCTGACCACCACCCCCGGGCAGGTGGCCGCCGCGGTCGAACTGGGCCTGCGCCGGGGCTCGGAGACGGTGTGGGTGCCCGGCGGGCTGCGGCTGGTGATGTCGGCCGTACGGAACCTGCCGCGGCCGCTCTTCCGCCGCCTGACGGTCTGA
- a CDS encoding D-alanyl-D-alanine carboxypeptidase family protein, whose amino-acid sequence MPALRKTTVLVASAALLTLSAAVPAAAADRPGDDKAKPPGKMSEIGGARLGQAGTQVNAGPGVPKLPKKLSGRSWIVADAESGDVLAAHNAHWRLPPASTLKMLFADTVLPKLPKDEKHLVTNEELAGVGAGSSLVGVKEDQTYTVHDLWLGVFLSSGNDAVHVLSAMNDGIDKTVADMNAHAEELQALDTHVVSPDGYDAKGQLSSAYDLTLIARSGMQKKDFREYCSTVSAEFPGEKKKGKKREHFGIQNTNRLLTGAVGLDRYEGIAGVKNGNTTNAGATFTGVAERDGRVLLVTVMNPDGQESQAVYQETARLFDWGFEAAGKAEPVGTLVPPAGAVPAKGGSDAPGDEGAAGGVPAPAAGGETQAAASGGADGVGTALAVAGGSLVLLGAGVYVVNRRRPLPGQGTGRRRR is encoded by the coding sequence GTGCCTGCCTTGCGTAAGACCACCGTGCTGGTCGCCTCCGCCGCCTTGCTGACTCTTTCCGCCGCTGTCCCGGCCGCCGCCGCCGACCGGCCCGGCGACGACAAGGCGAAGCCGCCGGGGAAGATGTCGGAGATCGGCGGCGCGCGGCTGGGGCAGGCCGGTACGCAGGTGAACGCCGGTCCGGGGGTGCCCAAGCTCCCGAAGAAGCTGTCCGGGCGGTCCTGGATCGTCGCGGACGCCGAGAGCGGCGACGTGCTGGCCGCGCACAACGCCCACTGGAGGCTCCCCCCGGCCTCCACGCTGAAGATGCTCTTCGCCGACACCGTGCTGCCCAAACTCCCCAAGGACGAGAAGCACCTGGTCACCAACGAGGAGCTGGCGGGCGTGGGCGCGGGCTCCAGCCTGGTCGGCGTCAAGGAGGACCAGACGTACACCGTCCACGACCTGTGGCTCGGGGTCTTCCTCTCCTCCGGCAACGACGCCGTGCACGTGCTCTCCGCGATGAACGACGGCATCGACAAGACCGTCGCCGACATGAACGCGCACGCCGAGGAGCTCCAGGCACTGGACACCCATGTGGTCAGTCCGGACGGCTACGACGCCAAGGGGCAGCTCTCCAGCGCCTACGACCTGACGCTGATCGCCCGGTCGGGGATGCAGAAGAAGGACTTCCGGGAGTACTGCTCGACGGTGAGCGCGGAGTTCCCCGGTGAGAAGAAGAAGGGCAAGAAGCGCGAGCACTTCGGCATCCAGAACACCAACCGCCTGCTCACCGGCGCGGTGGGCCTGGACCGGTACGAGGGGATCGCGGGGGTGAAGAACGGCAACACCACCAACGCCGGGGCCACCTTCACCGGGGTCGCCGAGCGCGACGGCCGGGTGCTGCTGGTCACCGTGATGAACCCGGACGGCCAGGAGAGCCAGGCGGTCTACCAGGAGACGGCCCGCCTCTTCGACTGGGGCTTCGAGGCCGCCGGCAAGGCCGAGCCGGTCGGCACCCTCGTCCCGCCGGCCGGCGCCGTACCGGCCAAGGGCGGCTCGGACGCGCCCGGGGACGAGGGCGCCGCGGGCGGGGTCCCGGCTCCGGCCGCCGGGGGCGAGACCCAGGCGGCCGCGTCCGGCGGGGCGGACGGGGTCGGCACGGCGCTGGCGGTCGCGGGCGGTTCGCTGGTGCTGCTCGGCGCCGGGGTGTACGTGGTCAACCGGCGCCGCCCGCTGCCCGGGCAGGGGACGGGCCGCAGGCGCCGCTGA